From the genome of Impatiens glandulifera chromosome 9, dImpGla2.1, whole genome shotgun sequence, one region includes:
- the LOC124913937 gene encoding ACT domain-containing protein ACR6: protein MDDEYEKLIRRMNPPRVSFDNDSCKDATVIQVDSVNKHGILLEVVQVLTDLNLVITKAYISSDGGWFMDVFHVVDQEVNKVRDEELLNCIKKTLESDFFFPSHPLKGGGGGGCVGVMPSEEHTSIELTGTDRPGLLSEVCAVLADLQCNVVNAEIWTHNSRAAAVVNVTDGSTGNAVKDLERLSKIKELLCNILKGNNDFRTAKTMVSPPGVTHRQRRLHQIMFADRDYESNGVTPCTMDIDNNNNKAMRPNVVVTNCQEKDYTVITMRSKDRPKLLFDILCTLTDMQYVIYHGVVHTGRMEAFQEYYIRHIDGLPISSEAERDRVIKCLEAAIERRASEGLELELYTDDRVGLLSDITRIFRENSLSIKRAEISTKGGKAIDTFYVSDVTGNQVDPKAMDSIRQQIGKSILRVKRNLNQTPPETQEETSMGYIFGNFLRGWSLHNFKLIRSYS, encoded by the exons ATGGATGATGAATATGAAAAGCTAATCAGGCGGATGAATCCTCCCAG AGTTTCATTTGACAACGATTCTTGCAAAGATGCAACTGTAATTCAG gtTGACAGCGTAAACAAACATGGAATTCTCTTGGAAGTTGTTCAAGTTTTAACTGATTTGAATCTCGTCATTACAAAAGCATATATTTCATCTGATGGAGGATGGTTCATGGATG TATTTCATGTAGTTGATCAAGAAGTGAACAAGGTTAGGGATGAAGAACTGCTCAATTGCATCAAGAAG ACATTGGAGAGTGATTTCTTCTTTCCATCGCACCCATTGAAAGGAGGGGGTGGAGGAGGTTGTGTTGGAGTGATGCCTTCTGAAGAACACACCTCAATTGAACTAACCGGGACAGACAGGCCTGGTTTGCTTTCAGAAGTATGCGCGGTTCTTGCAGACCTTCAATGCAATGTAGTAAATGCAGAGATTTGGACACATAATTCCAGGGCTGCGGCTGTTGTTAACGTTACAGATGGCTCAACAGGTAATGCAGTTAAAGATCTTGAAAGGCTATCGAAAATAAAGGAGCTTCTCTGTAACATCCTTAAAGGAAACAACGATTTCAGAACAGCCAAAACTATGGTTTCACCTCCTGGAGTCACTCATAGACAGAGACGGTTACATCAGATTATGTTTGCTGATCGTGATTATGAAAGTAACGGTGTCACCCCATGTACAATGGacattgataataataataacaaggcCATGAGACCAAATGTTGTGGTTACGAATTGCCAAGAGAAGGATTACACTGTCATCACTATGAGATCCAAAGATCGCCCCAAACTTTTGTTTGACATTCTCTGCACTCTCACCGATATGCAATATGTTATTTATCATGGCGTAGTCCACACCGGAAGGATGGAAGCGTTTCAG GAATACTATATCCGGCATATCGACGGCTTGCCCATTAGCAGCGAGGCTGAAAGAGACCGCGTGATAAAATGTCTGGAAGCAGCCATAGAGAGACGAGCCTCCGAG GGATTAGAGCTTGAGCTATATACAGATGATCGAGTTGGGCTTCTCTCCGACATAACCAGGATATTCAGAGAAAACAGTTTGAGTATTAAAAGAGCAGAAATCTCAACAAAGGGCGGTAAAGCGATTGATACTTTCTACGTTTCAGATGTGACAGGGAATCAGGTTGATCCGAAAGCAATGGACTCGATTCGACAACAAATAGGAAAGAGCATATTACGCGTGAAGCGAAACTTGAACCAAACCCCACCCGAGACACAAGAGGAGACGTCGATGGGCTATATCTTTGGTAACTTCCTAAGAGGATGGTCACTCCACAACTTCAAATTGATCAGATCATACTCTTAG
- the LOC124913936 gene encoding 60S ribosomal protein L7a-2 yields MAPKKGVKPSAASKKKPEKVVNPLFEKRPKQFGIGGALPPKRDLHRYVKWPKVVRIQRQRRILRQRLKVPPALNQFTKTLDKNLATNLFKMLLKYRPEDKAAKKERLLKKAQAEAEGKTIETKKPIVVKYGLNHVTYLIEQNKAQLVVIAHDVDPIELVVWLPALCRKMEIPYCIVKGKSRLGAIVHQKTASVLCLTTVKNEDKMEFSRVLEAIKANFNDKFEENRKKWGGGIMGTKSQAKTKAKEKVIAKEVAQRMT; encoded by the exons ATG GCACCGAAGAAAGGCGTTAAACCTTCCGCAGCTTCCAAGAAGAAACCG GAGAAGGTTGTAAACCCTCTGTTTGAGAAGCGTCCGAAACAGTTCGGAATTGGAGGAGCATTGCCTCCAAAGAGGGATCTACACAGGTACGTTAAATGGCCCAAGGTTGTTCGCATTCAGAGGCAGAGGAGAATCCTCAGGCAGCGATTGAAGGTTCCACCAGCACTAAACCAGTTCACCAAGACTCTTGACAAGAACCTAG CTACGAACTTGTTCAAGATGCTTCTCAAATACAGGCCAGAGGATAAAGCAGCCAAGAAGGAACGTCTTCTAAAGAAGGCTCAGGCTGAGGCTGAAGGAAAAACTATTGAGACTAAGAAGCCTATTGTTGTGAAATATGGTCTTAACCATGTCACTTATCTCATTGAACAG AATAAGGCACAATTGGTTGTTATTGCTCATGATGTAGACCCAATTGAGTTGGTTGTCTGGCTTCCAGCTTTGTGCAGGAAGATGGAGATTCCCTACTGCATTGTCAAGGGAAAGTCTCGTTTGGGAGCG ATTGTTCACCAAAAGACTGCATCTGTTCTTTGCTTGACCACTGTCAAGAATGAGGACAAGATGGAATTCAGCAGAGTATTGGAAGCTATCAAGGCCAATTTCAACGACAAGTTCGAAGAAAACCGTAAGAAATGGGGTGGTGGTATTATGGGTACCAAGTCTCAAGCTAAAACCAAGGCTAAAGAGAAGGTTATTGCAAAGGAAGTTGCTCAGAGAATGACTTAA